Part of the Natronobacterium gregoryi SP2 genome, GTAGATGCAGTCACAGGGATCACTCGAGAGCGACCCGCAAGCGGGGTCGAACGCGCCCGAGCACGAGCGGTATCTCCCAGTGCTCGATGCGACGCTCGCGTATGCTCGCCGTCGAGACTACGTCGGGGCGGACTACGGCGACGGGTTGAGCAGTCGGCTCCTGCAGGCGTTGCCGGCCGAGAACAGGTGGCTCAACCTGGCCGTCCAGGAGACGGTCAAACGTCTGCCGGTCGACATCAGGCCGCTCTTTCTCGTCGACCAGCGGCGAAACTACAAGGGCGGTGCGCTGTTTGCGATGGCGAACCTGAACTACCACGAGCTGGTCGACGGCCGATCCGAGACGAGTCCCTCTCTCGCCGCGTTCGATCCGCTGCTCGAGGCCGGCCGGCTCGCCGACTGGCTCGTCGAAGAACGCATCACGGACTACAGCGGATTCTGTGGCGGCCACCGCCATCCGATCCAGCACCTCCACACCAAGGGGGTGCCGAGCGATCCGGACATCGTCTCGACGGCGTTCGCGGTCAAGGCACTGCTGCAACTGGCTCAGTTCGCCGACCGTGAGGACACCGACTTCGAGGAAGAGATCCGCGAGACGTACGCCGCATACGCCGATCTCGCCCGAACGGCGACCGACTTCCTCGTCGAGGACCTGAACTATCGTGAGCTCGAGGACGGCGCGAAGATCGACTACCACATGAACCACCCCGAGGACTCCTACACGATCAACGCCGCCGCGCTCGGTGCGGCGATGCTCGTCGACCTCTACGACTACTTCGGGGACGCGGAACTTCGCGAGCGGGCGACGAAGATCCTCGATCACGTCGCAGCCTGCCAGACCGACCGCGGCGGCTGGCCCTACCGGCTTCCGGCCGACGCCTCCCATCTCTCGATGGACAACCACCACAACGGGTTCGTCGTCGAAGCCTTCCAGCGCTACCGCGACGTCGTCGACGCCGACCGGTACGAGGAAACGCTCGAGAACGCGCTGGCGTTCTACCGCACCGAACTCTTCCAGCTCGACGGCGCGCCGAACTTCGACGAGGGCAACGCCTACCCACGGGACGTTCACGCGAGCACGCAGGGAATGCTGGTGTTCACCCGCGAGGGCGACCTCGAGTTCGCCGAGCGAATCCTCCGGTGGACGCTGGCGAACATGCAGGTCGACGGCGAACCGGGGCGATTCTACTACCGGAAGCACCGCCACCACACGAAACGCGTCACATTGATGCGATGGTGTCAGGGGTGGATGTCGTACGCGACCTCGGAGTTCCTGACGGCGTGTGCACAGCGAGAGCGGGAGAGCGAACAGGACCAGCGAACGCGAGAA contains:
- a CDS encoding prenyltransferase/squalene oxidase repeat-containing protein; this translates as MQSQGSLESDPQAGSNAPEHERYLPVLDATLAYARRRDYVGADYGDGLSSRLLQALPAENRWLNLAVQETVKRLPVDIRPLFLVDQRRNYKGGALFAMANLNYHELVDGRSETSPSLAAFDPLLEAGRLADWLVEERITDYSGFCGGHRHPIQHLHTKGVPSDPDIVSTAFAVKALLQLAQFADREDTDFEEEIRETYAAYADLARTATDFLVEDLNYRELEDGAKIDYHMNHPEDSYTINAAALGAAMLVDLYDYFGDAELRERATKILDHVAACQTDRGGWPYRLPADASHLSMDNHHNGFVVEAFQRYRDVVDADRYEETLENALAFYRTELFQLDGAPNFDEGNAYPRDVHASTQGMLVFTREGDLEFAERILRWTLANMQVDGEPGRFYYRKHRHHTKRVTLMRWCQGWMSYATSEFLTACAQRERESEQDQRTREHGRQERAISPEV